In Vibrio gangliei, a single window of DNA contains:
- a CDS encoding BamA/TamA family outer membrane protein, with translation MLGRFTPRLILNACLGLLGLYTTQVFSEPDIKLPQPTQEARVTDTSSSDKGAMSDKGATDEENTNNTKDEQIDSWYSDFKVVPFGFVSDSIGNSIGAAGLLKGAGQPQAALLGTGFVSDKGSYVSYLGGYNYQLSERWLVDADAYLAQFKDYNYYLGAATSNDSEFDDYIETDGRESRLQAKFRYVLPLGLGKEKAAQAGYAPRREITGMTPWDSGVTTLGITPFYKTRKLDDISVDEAESTWGAIFSLDWDNRDSTRNTTRGSHTIFNYTYAPELGNDESWSTWEFQNSQYFDIGSLGNLFNKQVIAFDFYTAGTPSWNQGDNGEHRPPEYAGVRLGGLYRQRGFSSGRFTGQAAINYSLEYRVMPDWQPLQHWPVFDWYNVPWWQWVLFTDVGRVADDYDLSELHDDMQVSYGGAVRFQVEGVVVRAEMAWGDEESLFRVMVNQPF, from the coding sequence ATGCTGGGACGTTTTACTCCACGACTGATCTTGAATGCATGCTTGGGGCTGCTTGGTTTGTATACCACTCAGGTGTTCTCTGAACCAGATATTAAATTGCCTCAGCCCACTCAAGAAGCGCGCGTTACTGATACAAGCTCATCGGATAAAGGAGCTATGTCGGATAAAGGAGCTACGGATGAGGAAAATACCAATAACACGAAAGATGAACAAATTGACTCTTGGTATTCCGATTTTAAAGTGGTGCCCTTTGGCTTTGTGTCCGATTCTATCGGCAACTCTATCGGTGCAGCAGGATTGTTAAAAGGGGCGGGCCAACCACAGGCGGCTTTGTTAGGTACTGGTTTTGTGTCGGATAAAGGCAGTTATGTGAGCTATTTGGGAGGGTATAATTACCAACTCAGTGAACGCTGGTTGGTGGATGCGGACGCTTATCTTGCCCAATTTAAAGATTACAATTACTACCTAGGTGCCGCCACGAGCAATGATTCTGAGTTTGATGATTACATTGAAACCGATGGCCGTGAATCTCGTCTACAGGCCAAATTTCGTTATGTGCTTCCTCTTGGGTTAGGTAAAGAAAAAGCCGCTCAAGCCGGTTACGCTCCTCGTCGTGAAATCACAGGAATGACGCCATGGGACAGTGGCGTGACAACGCTAGGTATTACACCCTTTTATAAAACTCGTAAGCTGGACGATATCAGTGTCGATGAAGCGGAGTCGACCTGGGGCGCTATTTTCAGTTTAGATTGGGATAACCGAGACAGCACTCGCAATACCACCCGCGGTTCACATACTATTTTCAATTATACCTACGCGCCAGAGCTAGGAAATGACGAATCATGGAGTACGTGGGAGTTTCAGAATAGCCAGTACTTTGACATTGGTTCTTTAGGCAATCTTTTTAATAAACAAGTGATCGCGTTTGATTTTTATACTGCAGGGACACCAAGTTGGAATCAAGGTGACAATGGTGAGCATCGTCCGCCAGAATACGCAGGTGTTCGCTTAGGTGGCTTGTATCGCCAGCGTGGATTTTCTTCTGGTCGTTTCACAGGACAGGCTGCGATTAACTATAGTTTAGAGTACCGTGTGATGCCAGATTGGCAGCCATTGCAACATTGGCCCGTGTTCGATTGGTATAACGTGCCATGGTGGCAATGGGTGCTCTTTACCGATGTTGGTCGAGTCGCAGATGATTATGATTTGTCTGAGTTGCATGATGATATGCAAGTTAGTTATGGCGGTGCAGTACGTTTTCAGGTTGAGGGCGTGGTGGTACGTGCTGAAATGGCATGGGGTGATGAAGAAAGCCTATTTCGTGTAATGGTCAATCAGCCATTTTGA
- the pgi gene encoding glucose-6-phosphate isomerase, whose product MLKNINPTTTPAWKALTEHFESAQDMEMAELFAQDADRFNQFSAKFGSDILVDYSKNLLNKETLTHLFALAEQTELKSAIQAMFAGDKINQTEGRAVLHTALRNRSNTPVMVDGVDVMPGVNAVLAKMESFTNRIVSGEWKGYTGKEITDVVNIGIGGSDLGPFMVSEALAAYKTRLNMHFVSNVDGTHIAETLKNLNPETTLFLVASKTFTTQETMTNAHTARDWFLATASDSAHVAKHFAALSTNAKSVSEFGIDTDNMFEFWDWVGGRYSLWSAIGLSISLAVGFDNFIELLEGAHEMDKHFANTEFEHNIPVILALIGIWYNNFHGAESEAILPYDQYLHRFAAYFQQGNMESNGKYVDRNGEAVDYQTGPIIWGEPGTNGQHAFYQLIHQGTKLIPCDFIAPAISHNQVGDHHQKLMSNFFAQTEALAFGKSKEQVEAEFAAAGKTAEEVKDLVNFKVFEGNRPTNSILVKQITPKTLGSLIAMYEHKIFVQGVIWNIFSFDQWGVELGKQLANQILPELADSKAVDSHDSSTNGLINAFKAFKA is encoded by the coding sequence ATGTTGAAAAATATTAACCCAACAACAACGCCAGCATGGAAAGCGTTGACTGAGCATTTTGAATCAGCACAAGACATGGAAATGGCTGAGTTGTTCGCGCAAGATGCGGATCGTTTTAATCAATTTTCTGCTAAGTTCGGTTCAGATATCTTAGTCGACTACTCTAAGAACTTGTTGAACAAAGAAACATTGACCCATCTTTTCGCATTAGCTGAGCAAACTGAATTAAAATCTGCCATTCAAGCGATGTTTGCGGGTGACAAGATCAACCAAACAGAAGGCCGTGCGGTACTGCACACGGCACTTCGTAACCGCAGCAACACGCCAGTCATGGTTGATGGTGTTGATGTGATGCCTGGTGTTAACGCTGTTCTGGCTAAAATGGAAAGCTTCACCAACCGTATCGTATCGGGTGAGTGGAAAGGTTACACAGGTAAAGAAATCACGGATGTGGTGAACATTGGTATTGGTGGTTCTGACCTAGGTCCATTCATGGTGTCTGAAGCGTTAGCGGCTTACAAAACGCGTTTGAACATGCACTTTGTTTCTAACGTTGATGGTACTCATATTGCCGAAACCTTGAAGAACCTAAATCCAGAAACCACGTTATTCTTAGTGGCGTCTAAAACCTTCACCACGCAAGAGACTATGACCAACGCACACACAGCGCGTGATTGGTTCCTAGCAACGGCAAGCGACTCTGCACACGTGGCGAAACACTTTGCAGCGCTTTCAACCAATGCGAAATCGGTGTCTGAATTTGGCATTGATACTGACAACATGTTCGAATTCTGGGACTGGGTTGGCGGTCGTTACTCTCTATGGTCTGCCATCGGTCTTTCTATCTCTCTTGCGGTAGGTTTTGATAACTTTATTGAGTTATTGGAAGGTGCGCATGAGATGGACAAGCACTTCGCAAATACTGAATTTGAACACAACATTCCTGTTATCTTGGCGTTGATTGGTATTTGGTACAACAACTTCCACGGTGCGGAATCAGAAGCGATTCTACCGTATGATCAGTACTTACACCGTTTTGCTGCGTACTTCCAACAAGGCAACATGGAATCAAATGGTAAGTACGTTGATCGCAACGGTGAAGCGGTGGATTACCAAACAGGCCCAATCATTTGGGGTGAACCAGGTACGAATGGTCAGCATGCCTTCTATCAATTGATCCACCAAGGCACTAAGTTGATCCCTTGTGATTTCATTGCACCAGCAATCAGCCACAACCAAGTGGGCGATCATCATCAGAAATTGATGTCGAACTTCTTTGCTCAAACGGAAGCCTTAGCGTTTGGTAAATCAAAAGAGCAAGTTGAAGCTGAATTTGCTGCAGCCGGTAAAACCGCTGAAGAAGTAAAAGATCTTGTGAACTTCAAAGTGTTTGAAGGTAACCGCCCAACTAACTCAATCTTAGTGAAGCAAATTACGCCAAAAACACTCGGTAGCCTAATTGCAATGTACGAGCACAAAATCTTCGTACAAGGTGTGATTTGGAATATCTTTAGCTTTGACCAATGGGGCGTAGAGCTTGGTAAGCAACTGGCTAACCAAATTCTTCCTGAGCTTGCAGACAGCAAAGCGGTTGACTCACACGACAGTTCAACCAATGGCCTAATCAATGCGTTTAAAGCGTTTAAAGCCTAA
- the ppa gene encoding inorganic diphosphatase encodes MSLNNVPAGKSLPDDLYVVIEIPANADPIKYEVDKDSGAVFVDRFMSAPMFYPCNYGYVNHTLSLDGDPVDVLVPTPFPLMPGSVIRCRPVGVLKMTDESGEDAKVIAVPHSKLSKEYDHIQDINDVPELLKSQITHFFERYKDLEAGKWVKVDGWEDVEAARKEILESYERAQK; translated from the coding sequence ATGAGCTTGAACAATGTTCCTGCTGGTAAATCACTACCAGATGACCTATACGTCGTAATCGAAATCCCTGCTAACGCGGATCCAATCAAATACGAAGTTGATAAAGACAGCGGCGCAGTATTTGTGGACCGTTTTATGTCTGCACCTATGTTCTACCCATGTAACTATGGTTACGTGAACCACACACTATCACTAGATGGTGATCCGGTAGACGTATTAGTACCAACACCATTCCCGCTAATGCCTGGTTCAGTGATTCGTTGTCGCCCAGTTGGCGTATTAAAAATGACGGATGAGTCTGGTGAAGATGCTAAAGTGATCGCCGTTCCGCACAGCAAACTATCAAAAGAATACGATCATATCCAAGACATCAACGATGTACCTGAACTTTTGAAATCGCAAATCACGCATTTCTTCGAGCGTTACAAAGATCTTGAAGCGGGCAAATGGGTAAAAGTAGACGGTTGGGAAGACGTTGAAGCAGCACGTAAAGAGATCTTAGAATCGTACGAGCGTGCGCAAAAATAA
- the fbp gene encoding class 1 fructose-bisphosphatase encodes MSNMRTLGEFIVENQHHFPHASGDLSSLLGSIKLAAKIVNREINKAGLVDITGSVGAENVQGEEQQKLDLYANEKFKAALEARDQVCGVASEEEDEAVAFNKDLNKNAKYVVLMDPLDGSSNIDVNVSVGTIFSIYRRVSPIGSAPTEEDFLQPGHKQVAAGYIIYGSSTMLVYTTGNGVHGFTYDPSLGVFCLSHENMTIPETGTIYSINEGNYIRFPTGIKKYIKYCQENVPEEKRPYTSRYIGSLVADFHRNLLKGGIYLYPSTQSHPNGKLRLLYECNPMAFLMEQAGGKATDGKNRIMDLKPTELHQRVPFIVGSPTMVDKVESFLSLYPED; translated from the coding sequence ATGTCGAACATGCGCACTCTTGGTGAGTTTATTGTTGAAAATCAGCACCATTTCCCGCACGCCAGTGGTGATTTGTCTTCATTACTGGGTTCCATCAAATTAGCCGCCAAAATTGTTAACCGTGAGATTAATAAAGCTGGTTTAGTGGATATCACTGGCTCCGTTGGGGCTGAAAATGTGCAAGGTGAGGAACAACAAAAACTCGATCTCTATGCCAACGAAAAATTCAAAGCCGCATTGGAAGCGCGCGATCAAGTGTGTGGCGTAGCCAGTGAAGAAGAAGATGAAGCGGTCGCGTTTAATAAAGATCTCAATAAGAACGCCAAATACGTGGTGTTAATGGATCCACTCGATGGTTCATCCAATATCGATGTGAATGTGTCTGTTGGTACCATCTTCTCGATTTATCGCCGTGTTTCACCAATTGGCAGTGCGCCAACCGAAGAAGATTTCTTACAACCGGGTCATAAGCAAGTGGCCGCTGGTTACATCATTTACGGCTCATCGACTATGTTGGTGTACACCACAGGTAACGGTGTTCATGGCTTCACTTATGATCCATCACTGGGCGTCTTTTGTTTATCCCATGAGAACATGACCATTCCTGAAACCGGTACGATTTATTCCATCAACGAGGGTAACTACATTCGCTTCCCAACCGGTATCAAAAAGTACATCAAATATTGCCAAGAGAACGTGCCAGAAGAAAAACGTCCTTATACTTCCCGCTATATTGGTTCACTTGTAGCAGACTTCCACCGCAATCTGCTCAAAGGCGGTATCTACCTATACCCAAGCACTCAGAGTCATCCAAACGGTAAGCTGCGCTTATTGTATGAATGCAACCCAATGGCGTTTTTGATGGAGCAAGCAGGTGGTAAAGCCACTGACGGTAAGAATCGTATAATGGATTTAAAACCAACGGAACTGCACCAACGTGTGCCTTTCATCGTCGGCTCACCCACTATGGTTGATAAAGTCGAAAGCTTTTTGTCGCTTTACCCTGAAGATTAG
- the mpl gene encoding UDP-N-acetylmuramate:L-alanyl-gamma-D-glutamyl-meso-diaminopimelate ligase — protein MHIHILGICGTFMGGAAVLARQLGHKVTGCDANVYPPMSTLLESQGIEIIEGFDPSQLDPAPDLVVIGNAMSRGNPCVEYVLNNNLKYTSGPQWLQEFLLHDRWVLAVSGTHGKTTTSSMLSWILEDCGYAPGFLVGGVLGNFGVSARLGESMFFVVEADEYDSAFFDKRSKFVHYHPRTLVMNNLEFDHADIFDDLEAIKRQFHHLVRTVPGNGRILVPANDDGLTDVIKRGCWSELEHIGDDGHWKAEKIQKDGSHFTVFLDGQLQGEVKWDLVGEHNVNNALMAIAAARHVGVTPDLACEALGKFINTKRRLELKGEVNGVKVYDDFAHHPTAIDLTLEGLRNKVGDSKIIAVFEPRSSTMKMGVHKHTLAAAFKHADEVCLYQPNNIKWNVQDVADQCAQPSYVDDNIDNFVAHIVAQAQTGDQILVMSNGGFEGIHGKLLTALEAKQ, from the coding sequence ATGCATATTCATATTCTTGGTATTTGTGGCACATTCATGGGAGGCGCTGCCGTATTAGCGCGTCAATTAGGACATAAAGTCACCGGTTGTGACGCCAATGTTTATCCACCAATGAGTACATTGCTCGAATCTCAAGGTATTGAAATTATTGAAGGCTTTGATCCTAGTCAGCTTGATCCTGCACCAGACTTAGTCGTGATTGGTAATGCTATGAGCCGCGGCAACCCATGCGTGGAATATGTATTAAATAACAATCTGAAATACACCTCCGGCCCGCAATGGTTGCAAGAATTCTTGTTGCATGATCGTTGGGTGCTTGCGGTTTCTGGTACTCACGGTAAAACCACCACTTCAAGTATGCTGTCTTGGATCTTAGAAGATTGTGGTTATGCGCCCGGTTTTCTGGTTGGCGGCGTATTAGGTAACTTCGGTGTGTCTGCTCGTTTAGGTGAAAGCATGTTTTTTGTGGTGGAAGCGGACGAATATGACAGTGCTTTTTTCGATAAGCGTTCTAAGTTTGTGCATTACCACCCACGCACGTTAGTCATGAACAATCTTGAATTTGACCATGCGGATATTTTTGACGATCTAGAAGCAATCAAACGCCAATTCCACCATTTAGTCCGTACGGTTCCTGGTAATGGGCGCATCTTAGTGCCAGCGAATGATGATGGTCTCACGGATGTGATCAAGCGTGGTTGTTGGAGTGAGCTTGAGCACATTGGTGATGATGGTCATTGGAAAGCAGAAAAGATTCAAAAAGATGGCAGTCACTTTACTGTGTTCTTAGATGGTCAGTTACAAGGCGAAGTTAAATGGGACTTGGTTGGCGAGCATAATGTGAATAATGCTTTGATGGCGATTGCCGCTGCGCGTCATGTTGGCGTAACTCCGGATTTGGCCTGTGAAGCCTTAGGTAAATTCATTAATACTAAACGCCGCCTAGAGCTAAAAGGCGAAGTAAATGGCGTGAAAGTGTATGACGATTTTGCTCATCACCCAACCGCGATTGATCTGACGTTAGAAGGCTTACGTAATAAAGTGGGCGACAGTAAAATTATTGCCGTGTTTGAACCTCGCTCTAGCACTATGAAAATGGGCGTACATAAACACACATTAGCCGCAGCCTTTAAACATGCCGATGAAGTGTGTCTGTATCAGCCAAATAACATTAAGTGGAACGTGCAAGATGTGGCGGATCAATGTGCTCAGCCAAGTTATGTTGATGACAATATTGATAACTTTGTGGCGCATATCGTGGCTCAAGCGCAAACGGGCGATCAAATCTTAGTGATGAGTAATGGTGGCTTTGAAGGCATACATGGCAAATTACTCACCGCGTTAGAAGCGAAGCAGTAA
- a CDS encoding flavin prenyltransferase UbiX, whose protein sequence is MTQVADKRITLAFTGASGAPYGLRLLECLLAADYTVYLLISSAARVVMATEHDLKLPSGPDAAQKALVEHLYCDSDKLVVCGKEDWFSPVASGSAAPKKMVVCPCSAGSVASIAHGISDNLIERAADVVMKERGQLLLVVRETPFSTLHLENMHKLSQMGVTIMPAAPGFYHQPKTIDDLVDFMVARILDHLGIEQGLVPRWGYDQRNE, encoded by the coding sequence ATGACTCAAGTTGCAGATAAACGAATTACCTTAGCGTTCACTGGCGCTTCAGGTGCACCTTATGGGTTACGCTTACTGGAATGTTTGCTTGCTGCCGACTATACCGTGTATCTGTTGATTTCCTCGGCGGCTAGAGTGGTGATGGCAACTGAGCATGATTTAAAGCTACCTAGCGGACCTGATGCCGCTCAAAAAGCGTTAGTTGAACACTTATATTGTGACAGCGATAAATTGGTCGTGTGTGGCAAAGAAGATTGGTTTTCACCAGTGGCTTCTGGCTCTGCGGCGCCGAAAAAAATGGTGGTATGCCCATGTTCGGCTGGCAGTGTCGCATCGATTGCCCACGGCATATCGGATAACTTAATTGAACGTGCTGCGGATGTGGTGATGAAAGAGCGTGGCCAGTTGCTGCTGGTGGTGCGTGAAACGCCATTCTCAACGCTGCACTTAGAAAACATGCATAAGTTGTCGCAAATGGGCGTCACTATTATGCCTGCCGCGCCGGGGTTTTATCATCAACCGAAAACCATCGACGATCTGGTTGATTTTATGGTGGCGCGTATTTTAGATCACCTTGGCATTGAGCAGGGGCTGGTGCCACGTTGGGGTTATGATCAGCGTAATGAATAA
- the thiB gene encoding thiamine ABC transporter substrate binding subunit, with protein MLIVNFTSKSFTLLALSCAAVFTSSVMAAEKPTLTVYTYDSFTSDWGPGPKIKTAFEAQCGCNLNFVALDDGGSVLSRIRMEGSTTKADVVLGLNNNIMAQAQATGLLAKHDVDTSKVTIPGGWNNDYFVPFDYGYFAFVYDKTKMKNPPKSMKELVERDDFNIIYQDPRTSITGQGLLLWVKDVYGDDAAQAWKQIAKKTVTVSKGWSDSYPMFLKGESDMVLSYSTSPAYHIIAENDPNYAAADFAEGQYAQIELAAKLKSSKHQKLADEFMQFILSDDFQSVMATGNWMYPVTDIELPKGYEQLTVPSKMLSLDPEVVAKQLKSWTREWQMALSE; from the coding sequence ATGCTTATAGTGAACTTCACATCGAAATCTTTTACGCTACTGGCGTTGTCATGCGCTGCCGTGTTTACTTCTTCTGTCATGGCAGCAGAAAAGCCCACGCTCACCGTTTATACCTACGATTCTTTCACTTCTGATTGGGGCCCGGGCCCGAAAATCAAAACGGCATTTGAAGCTCAATGCGGCTGTAATCTGAATTTTGTTGCACTTGATGATGGCGGCTCGGTGTTGAGTCGAATTCGTATGGAAGGCTCGACCACCAAAGCGGATGTGGTTTTGGGTTTAAACAACAATATTATGGCGCAAGCACAAGCGACGGGTTTACTGGCAAAGCACGATGTTGATACCTCCAAAGTGACGATTCCTGGTGGTTGGAATAACGATTATTTTGTGCCATTTGATTATGGCTATTTCGCGTTTGTGTACGATAAAACCAAAATGAAGAACCCGCCGAAAAGCATGAAAGAGCTGGTGGAGCGTGATGATTTCAATATCATTTATCAAGATCCACGCACCTCAATCACAGGGCAAGGTTTATTGTTGTGGGTAAAAGATGTCTATGGCGATGACGCCGCTCAGGCTTGGAAACAAATCGCGAAGAAGACGGTCACGGTAAGCAAAGGTTGGTCGGACTCTTATCCTATGTTCTTAAAAGGCGAGAGTGATATGGTGCTCTCTTACAGTACCTCTCCGGCTTACCACATCATTGCTGAAAATGATCCCAACTACGCAGCGGCTGACTTTGCTGAAGGTCAATATGCACAAATTGAACTTGCCGCTAAGTTAAAAAGCTCAAAACACCAAAAACTTGCTGATGAGTTTATGCAGTTTATTTTGAGTGATGATTTCCAATCGGTGATGGCGACAGGCAACTGGATGTATCCGGTGACCGACATTGAATTGCCAAAAGGTTATGAGCAATTAACCGTACCGAGCAAAATGTTGTCGCTGGATCCTGAAGTGGTTGCCAAACAGTTGAAAAGCTGGACTCGCGAATGGCAAATGGCACTTTCGGAATAA
- the thiP gene encoding thiamine/thiamine pyrophosphate ABC transporter permease ThiP, whose amino-acid sequence MVNIQVPKLGIVVASAIGLFVVSTVVALIHHAPTLNMGWILSDPYYRHITFFSFYQASLSMLLSVGLAIPVAHALSRREFFGKSILLKLFASTLVLPVLVGVFGIVAILGNSGLVAQLFRFFDSQLPFSIYGLSGILVAHVFFNLPYASRLLLHALESIPNEQHKLCAHLGMTGWQKFRQVEWPRMRQQLPQIAGLVFMLCFTSFSTVMALGGGPKSTTIELAIYQAIKFDFDLQAGAILALWQMLLCGGLSLLLLKLTKTLPTSDAASHQRYAFFIDSSKAKWWDAFWIVSAAILVLPPLMMVVGQGLNPRSFAVLQDEKFWHALSASVQIATLASCLALLLGMAILLTSRAWHLKGQSSRAGKVELMGTIILVTPGIVLSTGLFLLLRERVDVFSLAFWVVVVINSLMGLPYIIKTLSQPMLQTAQQYHSLCQSLGMAGWNRFRLVEWRALNKTIAHAFSICFMFSMGDLSAIALFGSQSLTTLPLYLFQLLGSYQIQAAAMVALCLLLFSLLCFVLIERVFKRGSQ is encoded by the coding sequence ATGGTCAATATTCAGGTACCTAAATTAGGTATTGTCGTGGCATCGGCTATTGGCCTGTTCGTGGTATCGACCGTGGTGGCATTGATTCATCATGCCCCGACACTCAATATGGGTTGGATTTTATCTGATCCTTATTACCGCCACATTACCTTCTTTAGTTTTTACCAAGCGTCGTTATCGATGCTACTCAGTGTGGGGTTGGCCATTCCTGTCGCCCATGCGCTTTCGAGGCGAGAGTTTTTTGGTAAATCTATACTGCTGAAATTGTTTGCTTCCACTTTAGTACTACCAGTATTAGTCGGCGTATTTGGTATTGTAGCTATCTTGGGCAATAGTGGTTTAGTGGCACAACTGTTCCGATTCTTCGACAGTCAGCTCCCATTTTCTATCTATGGTTTAAGTGGCATCTTGGTCGCCCATGTCTTTTTTAATTTGCCTTACGCGAGTCGATTGTTATTGCATGCTTTGGAATCGATTCCTAATGAGCAGCATAAATTGTGTGCGCATTTAGGCATGACCGGTTGGCAAAAGTTTCGACAAGTCGAATGGCCGAGAATGAGGCAGCAACTTCCGCAAATTGCTGGCCTTGTGTTTATGTTGTGCTTCACCAGTTTCTCAACCGTAATGGCACTTGGCGGTGGCCCCAAATCCACCACTATTGAACTTGCGATTTATCAGGCGATTAAGTTTGATTTTGATTTACAGGCCGGTGCGATTTTGGCGCTGTGGCAAATGCTGCTGTGTGGTGGGTTAAGCCTGCTGTTATTAAAGCTGACTAAAACCTTACCAACTTCCGATGCGGCCAGTCATCAACGTTATGCTTTTTTTATTGATAGCTCAAAAGCGAAATGGTGGGATGCGTTTTGGATTGTTTCAGCGGCGATCTTGGTGTTGCCGCCGTTAATGATGGTGGTGGGACAAGGGTTAAATCCTCGCTCCTTTGCGGTATTGCAAGATGAGAAATTTTGGCATGCTTTGAGTGCATCGGTACAAATTGCCACGCTTGCCAGCTGTTTGGCGTTATTACTCGGCATGGCGATTTTATTGACCAGTCGAGCTTGGCACTTAAAAGGTCAATCGAGTCGCGCGGGTAAAGTAGAATTAATGGGCACTATTATTTTGGTCACGCCAGGTATTGTGCTCAGTACGGGGCTGTTTTTGCTGTTACGTGAGCGGGTTGATGTGTTCAGTTTGGCATTTTGGGTTGTGGTGGTGATCAATAGCTTAATGGGGTTGCCATACATCATTAAAACCTTGAGTCAGCCAATGTTGCAGACGGCGCAGCAATATCACTCTCTTTGTCAAAGTTTAGGCATGGCAGGCTGGAACCGTTTTCGTTTGGTGGAATGGCGAGCGTTAAATAAAACCATCGCACATGCGTTTTCGATTTGTTTCATGTTTTCTATGGGCGATCTGAGTGCGATCGCTTTATTTGGCAGCCAATCTTTAACGACGTTGCCTTTGTATTTATTCCAATTGTTAGGCAGCTATCAAATTCAGGCCGCGGCCATGGTCGCCCTTTGTTTATTACTGTTTAGCCTGTTGTGTTTTGTGCTTATCGAACGTGTCTTTAAACGTGGTAGTCAATAA
- the thiQ gene encoding thiamine ABC transporter ATP-binding protein, with the protein MKKGCEQSAIAVSLDQVQYEYQNECFEFELQLPAGAIMALMGASGSGKSTLLSLVAGFIEPSQGQILVNGDNVVGRAPHQRPVAMLFQEHNLFTHLTVRQNIGLGLHPGLKLTAEQQQLVQQAAQQVGIEELLERLPEQLSGGQRQRVALARCFVQPHTIWLLDEPFSALDPVLREDMLRLVAKLAEQRKLTVLMVTHHISDAKMIASHFAFMQQGRVSEVGEMETLNPAHENEALQAFLQAGGITG; encoded by the coding sequence ATGAAAAAAGGGTGTGAACAAAGCGCTATCGCTGTCTCTTTAGACCAAGTGCAGTATGAATATCAAAATGAATGTTTTGAATTTGAACTGCAACTTCCCGCAGGCGCTATCATGGCTTTGATGGGAGCGAGCGGCTCTGGAAAGTCGACATTACTGAGTTTGGTCGCCGGTTTCATTGAGCCAAGCCAGGGGCAGATTTTGGTCAATGGCGATAATGTTGTTGGGCGAGCGCCACATCAGCGTCCAGTCGCCATGCTATTTCAAGAGCATAATTTATTTACCCATTTAACCGTCAGGCAAAATATTGGCTTGGGTTTACATCCGGGGCTAAAACTTACGGCGGAGCAGCAGCAATTAGTGCAGCAAGCTGCGCAGCAAGTTGGAATCGAAGAATTACTCGAACGTTTGCCAGAGCAGTTATCGGGCGGGCAAAGACAGCGTGTCGCATTGGCACGTTGTTTTGTTCAGCCACATACCATTTGGTTATTGGATGAGCCATTTTCGGCGCTCGATCCTGTACTGCGCGAGGATATGTTGCGGTTGGTTGCTAAGCTCGCTGAGCAGCGAAAATTGACAGTGTTAATGGTGACCCACCATATTAGCGATGCCAAAATGATTGCCAGTCATTTTGCCTTTATGCAGCAAGGGCGAGTCAGTGAAGTCGGGGAAATGGAAACCTTGAATCCAGCGCATGAAAATGAAGCGCTGCAAGCTTTTTTGCAAGCGGGAGGCATCACCGGCTAG